ATGCGGGCCTGTTTCCGGGGTGACGGCGCCGATGAGCGATGCGCTCGAAGTCGAGATCAAACTATCGTTTCCGGACGTCGGCACTGCGCGGCGCGCCCTCCTCGCGGCCGGAGCCGTCGAGGCGCGGCCCAGGCATTTCGAGGAGAACCTCGTCTTCGACACCCCGTCCGGCGACCTCGCCGCGTCGAGCCGGCTCCTGAGGGTGCGCGCGACGAGCGACGGGCAGGGGGCGCTGACGTACAAGGAGAAGGTCGCCTCCGAGGCGACGGCGAAGGTGAGGCGGGAGCTGGAGACGACCGTGTCGGCGCCCGCCGTTCTGGCGGCGATCCTCGAGCGCGCCGGATACGTCGTCACCTACCGCTACGAGAAGTACAGGACGGTCTTCACGCTCGACGGCGCGACGATTGACCTGGACGAGACGCCGATGGGCTGCTTCGTCGAGATCGAGGCGCCGGCCGCCGCGATCCCGGGTCTCGCCGCGCGCCTCGGGGCGTCGGAGCGCGACTTCATCGTGGACGACTACCGCACCGTTTTCAGGGAATGGCTTGGCGCGCGAGGCCGACCGCTGACCGACATGACCTTCGCCGCCGTCGCGGGAAGCGCGCCATGACGCGGGGAGGCGGCGCGGGGATCCCGAGCCAGGCGATGGTCCTCGCGGCCGGCCAGGGGCTCAGGATGCGTCCCCTGACCGTCGATCGCGCGAAGCCCGCGCTCCCCCTGATGAACCGGCCGCTCCTCCTGCACGCCCTCGACTTCCTCGCGCGCCATGGCGTGACGAAGGCGGTGGTCAACCTGCACGCGCGCCCCGAGTCGCTCATCGCCCTCCTCGACGGCGGGACGCCTTCCGGGCTCGAGGTGGAGACCTCCTTCGAGCCGCTCCTCCTCGGCACGGGAGGAGGGATCCGGGCGGCGCTCGGTCACTTCGATCGCGAGGCGCCCCTGCTCGTCGTCAACGCGGACTCGCTCGCCGCCGTCTCTCTCCCCGCCCTCACCGCCGCGCACGTTTGGGCGTGCGCCGAGGGGCACGGGATCGCGACCCTCGCGGTGAAGCCGCGCGAGCTGGACGAGGTCTACTCGACCGTCCGCCTCGATCCCCGCGGCGCCGTCTGCGGCATCGGGGACGCCGGCTCGG
This is a stretch of genomic DNA from Acidobacteriota bacterium. It encodes these proteins:
- a CDS encoding class IV adenylate cyclase, whose product is MSDALEVEIKLSFPDVGTARRALLAAGAVEARPRHFEENLVFDTPSGDLAASSRLLRVRATSDGQGALTYKEKVASEATAKVRRELETTVSAPAVLAAILERAGYVVTYRYEKYRTVFTLDGATIDLDETPMGCFVEIEAPAAAIPGLAARLGASERDFIVDDYRTVFREWLGARGRPLTDMTFAAVAGSAP